The Cellvibrio polysaccharolyticus genomic interval TGCTTCTGGCGGTCTTAACTGTGAAGAAATGCAGGAAACTGGCAATGAAACAACTGATTCTCGGCGGCGCCCGCTCCGGCAAAAGCGCACTGGCGCAAACCACCGCTGTACAACTGGCGGATGCCCGAAAAGAACGCGGGCAGGACACACAACTTATTTACCTCGCCACCTGCGATAACAGCGCCGCCGACAACGAAATGCAAACACGCATCGCCCGCCACAAAGCTGAACGCGACGAACGTTGGACGCTGGTAGAAGCCGATGCAGATCTGGCGACAACACTAAAATCCATCGCCAACGACAACACGATAATTCTGGTGGATTGCCTGACACTCTGGCTAACCCGGTGTTTATTGCTAGATGAAGACTTGTCAAAAGCCCTCATTTTTTGGCAACAACAAAAAGAAGCTTTATTAGCAGCAGTGAAATCATTACCCGGCGAAATTCTATTTATCAGCAATGAAGTCGGGCAGGGCGTAATACCGATGGGCGCACTAAGCCGCACATTCGTAGACGAAGCCGGCTTTCTGCACCAGGCATTAGCCAGCCAATGTGATCGCGTTGTTTTTACCGTGGCTGGGTTGCCGATGGTGTTGAAAGGGTAAAGCAATACTTAACAATTTCAGCAGGAAAACCAGAGCAGATTCCAGAAAACATCCACACCTGTCACTTCTTATTTGCTGTGCTAACAGCTTGTATTCTTTACTTTTTGCGTATGACGGCAGGCGCTATATCAACTATGGTTTTTATTAATCCGCCATCGAGGTGTGTCGCCCAAGGCGGCAAGGATCAGCATGATGTGGAAGCATCCGTCATTTTGTTAACACCTCTGATTTAATGTTGCCCGAAAAATGAGGACCCTATGATATCGCAACTGATATTGGTTGTTGCGCTTGCCCTTGTTCATGCCAATGCTGCCAAATTGCTGCAATTGAAGGATATCCCCCGCAGTGGCGCCTTGTCATTTGCGGGCGGTGTTTCTGTCGCTTACGTTTTTATTCTTATTTTTCCCGAATTGGTAGAAGCTCAGGAAGCCATCAGTGATCATGGCATGCTGGCTTACCTTGAATACCATGCGTACCTGGTTGCTCTCGTAGGGCTAACCGCTTTTTACGGCCTTGAGCGTTGTGTAAAACATTCCCGGGGCGCTCAGAATCAAAAAAACGAAGAACCCGATAAGGCCGCTGGCCTTGGCGTATTTTGGTTACACATTGTTTCGTTCGCGCTCTACAACTCGTTGATAGGCTACCTGCTTGTTTACCGCGAAGGTGAAATTTTTGAGTTGAGCTTGTTTGTACTGGCTATGGGCTTTCATTTTTTAGTAAATGACAATGGGCTAATCAAACTTCAACGCAGTGCCTATCTGCACCACGGTCGCTGGATACTGTCTGCAGCGGTTCTGTGGGGCTGGGGTATTGGCCAGTTTGTTAAAGTTAGCGAAGCAACAACCAGTCTTCTATTCGCATTTCTGGCCGGCGGTATTATTCTCAATGTGCTGAAAGAAGAATTGCCGGGAGATCGCCAGAGCCGGTTCATGCCATTCGCTGTTGGCGCTGGCGTGTATGCCACGTTACTGTTATTGATAGCAGGCTAGCTGTTTATCTTGTGACACTCTAAGCGACGGTCGGCCGCGACGAACGCTGGACACTGGTAGAAGCCGACGCGAACCTGGCAGCAACACTAAAATCCATCGCTAACGACAACAACATAATTCTGGTGGACTGCCTGACACTCTGGCTAACCCGATGTTTGCTGGTAGACGAAGACTTATCAAAAGCCCTCATTTTTTGGCAGCAACAAAAAGAAGCTTTATTGGCGGTAGTGAAATCATTACCGGGTGAAATTATATTTATCAGCAATGAAGTCGGGCAGGGAGTAATACCAATGGGCGCACTAAGCCGCACCTTCGTCGATGAAGCCGGCTTTCTGCACCAGGCATTAGCCAGCCAATGTGATCGTGTTGTTTTTACGGTGGCGGGGTTGCCGATGGTGTTGAAGGGGTAGGATGGATTTTGGAAATTACCAATTATTAGCGAAGTATTTCATCAAAGCTTAAGTTGTGTAGCATCTAACTATTGCCTTTTTTGTAAGTTTGAATTCATCTGAATGCTAATGCGCGGTAAAAGTAGGCTCTCTAACTATACAGAGTGTCTACAGTTGCTGGGTAATTCGGCCGGCTAACGTCGTGGTAACGGGAGCGCAGCGTAGTCTGCGTCCCGTTGAGTACCGTGTTAAACATTGCTGTTAATCCAACTTTATTGCTGCTTTCGGAATTAACTCAACAACTGACCTTGTGGTATTTGATTGTTGGGAGTCAGATTTAATAAAACCGGTGTCTTGCGGTGAAAAAATACAAGCTGCCGCATGGCTAAGAACAATATCCTTACTTTCTTCAGAAACAGCCGAATTGGTTATGGCTGTATAGGTCATTAGTGCATTTTGCCTATGTTTATTAACAATGGCGCTATGCTTATGAGATAGAAAGTTTTTAGCCGAAAGAAATAGCATATAAGATATAACAAAAAAAATCAGTACTTTACTTGTTACAAGCTGTATAGATTGAATAGTACCTTCGGGTTGCAGCCATGACCATTTATGAAAAAATATACTTAAAAATGCATAGGCTCCCAAACCCCAAGCCAATTTAGTAGTTCGGCTGCGCCATGTTTCTGCTAGTTCCTCATGCACATCTGCTTCATCTTTAAAATAAATTGCCTGCTGTGAAACACCTTGCTCTGCTGCAACTCTTCTAACATCTGCAAGAACATTTTGTGCTTGTTCTTGATGTTCAGTTAACTGCTCAGTTATTTCTAAAGCTTCGTCTTTTACGTTTTGAAGCATTGCCCGAGCTTCATTTTCCATTCTCTGAAAATCAACAGATTTGCTTGTTCCATATGATATAAATGGGAATAATTTTTGAAATGCGGGAGCGTATGCGTTGGTAACTTGTTGGATTAATTGATCTCTTGGCTGGGTAGGGTTTTGGTTTTGTACGGTGGTTGGGTCAAAATCTAAAACCTGCTGAAACCTATTAAAATCAGCATCGGCTTGCTGTTTGATTTCAGAAAGTATTTTCTCTGGGAAATCATCCAGCGTCGAAAGGCCTAGCTGATTATAGAGTCTGATTAGTTTTGAGGCTGGAGCCACGATAGCAGAGAAATCAAAATTTCTTCCCAGCTCTTCCTCTCTGGCAAGACTTTTCGGGTCAAATGCCTGCATCCGGGATAGTGATTCTTGTGTTTCTTCCAATTGACTCATTTTTTCTCCTTACTCGGACAAGATATTTAGCACCGCGATAAGCTGTGCTTCTTAAATTGCATTTTTTCCATAAAATGGAGCGAAGCAGAATGGCAAAAATGCAATTTAAAAACCACCCGTTTGATTGCCTCGTATGATCGATTTTCAGCAGTTTTACCTCAACTGCCAAAAGCGATAAGGTGAAGCCCATACCTGCGCCAAGGAGTATTCAATAAGGTAGCCCGATTAAAGAATGGGAAATCAGGTTATCCCGTTAACAAGCATGGGCGCCTTGCTGACTCTACTTTTAACTCGAACAGTCGAATGGGCTTCGAGCCTGGGCAGCACCACCCGAATGTAGCAAGGGTGCGTTATGAAAACAACTACCAACGCCAGCATTAATCGCAGTGAGCCCCATGTCGGTATCGACATTGGCAAAAGTACGCTAGACCTCTGCATTTACGAGGTCGATATTTATCATCAATTTCCTAACAACAGCGAAGGCATAAAGGCTTTGGCCAAAATGCTCGCTTTCTAAAAACTCACCCGCATTCTGGTCGAGGCAACAGATGGAAGTTTTGGTTGAAGCGAGTGGCCGGTGATTGTGGTGCAACCTGTTCAAGTGCGTCAGTTTGCCAATGCACAAAATCTGAAAGCCAAAACCGATAAACTGGATGCGCACCTGATTACTCAATTTGGTGCAGTACTCAGGCCAGAGATTCGCCCTTTAAACTCTAAAAAAGTTCGTTATAACAGGGATTTATTGGCCCGCAAGCGCCAGCTGAATTAGTGCCGAGTGCAAGAACTCAATCGCCAGCAAAAAGCGCTAGAAATCATACACGATTTATCAAAGTGCTCAATAAAGAAATCGAATGGGTTAACAGCTGCAGGGCAAAGCGGTTGCAGAGGTGAGCGAATGGCAATGCCCCCATGAAATCCTTAACTCTATACCTGGCATTGGCGATGGCGTGATCTTTACCCTGCTGGGTGAGCTGTCTGAACTGGACAATCTATCCAGCCGTAAAATCAGCGCAATGTGTGGTTTGGCACCATTCAATCGGGACAGTGGAGCAATGAAAAGCAGGTGTCGTATCAACGGTGGCCGAGCACCAATTCGAACCGTGCTGTATATGGCCATGCTAAGCGCCATTCAGTGCAACAAAGTCATTAAAGCCTTTTACCAAAACCTAGTCGCGCAGGGTAAGCACAATAAAGTCGCGCTTACCGCCTGCATGCGAAAGATAATGGCCATATTGAATGCAATGGTGCGCGATAATTGCGAGTGGCAAGTAACTAAATTTGCGTTGCAGGTATTGATTTTTTACCATAGTCGCTTGTTAGGCATTTTACGGCTGATTGGTAGGTAAATACCAATTACCTTTATTGTTCACGAAATCATTTAACTGAGCTTGGTTGATTGGAATATTCGGGTCAAGTCTTTGAACAAAGCTAAGACTATTAAGTGTTATTCGTGGCCTAGAATATTCTTTGTCCTCTATAAAAACCTCCATACCTAACATATAGAGCGATACATCGGTGTATGCTTCCCCTTTAGAGGCATAATATGACTTTATAATAATAGGTATGTCGCCATTGCTAAATTTTACGACCCCGCTCTCTGGTTGGACATGCTTCAACGTAAGCTCTTGTAACTCGTGCATAACAGACCCCATGTGCCAAAACTTACCTGATGAATCGATCGGAGCTGAATACTCATGAATTAAAGGCGGAAAGAAAACTTCACCTTTGAGAAAATAGCTTTCGTTACTAGCTGAAGCAACATATACGCTTTTTCCTTCATCTTTAAAGGTGCCTTTTAAGATCAAGTATCTCTCTTGTTTGAACTCTAAAACACTGAGTTGATGTGCCTGATGCGCAAAGACTAAACTTAAGATAGACATCGCCACAGCTATCATAGAGCCTATAAAAGCCGATATCGGATTTTCAATTAACTTTTTGAGTGAGTTCATGAACACTGCTCCGGCCTAACATCTTGATAACGCGCATGCGCGTTATCAGCCCTTAAA includes:
- the cobU gene encoding bifunctional adenosylcobinamide kinase/adenosylcobinamide-phosphate guanylyltransferase encodes the protein MKQLILGGARSGKSALAQTTAVQLADARKERGQDTQLIYLATCDNSAADNEMQTRIARHKAERDERWTLVEADADLATTLKSIANDNTIILVDCLTLWLTRCLLLDEDLSKALIFWQQQKEALLAAVKSLPGEILFISNEVGQGVIPMGALSRTFVDEAGFLHQALASQCDRVVFTVAGLPMVLKG
- a CDS encoding IS110 family transposase, giving the protein MKTTTNASINRSEPHVGIDIGKSTLDLCIYEVDIYHQFPNNSEGIKALAKMLAF
- a CDS encoding IS110 family transposase; protein product: MIVVQPVQVRQFANAQNLKAKTDKLDAHLITQFGAVLRPEIRPLNSKKVRYNRDLLARKRQLN
- a CDS encoding transposase, translated to MSEWQCPHEILNSIPGIGDGVIFTLLGELSELDNLSSRKISAMCGLAPFNRDSGAMKSRCRINGGRAPIRTVLYMAMLSAIQCNKVIKAFYQNLVAQGKHNKVALTACMRKIMAILNAMVRDNCEWQVTKFALQVLIFYHSRLLGILRLIGR